The following proteins are co-located in the Silene latifolia isolate original U9 population chromosome 1, ASM4854445v1, whole genome shotgun sequence genome:
- the LOC141651940 gene encoding transcription factor MYB92-like, with translation MGRSPCCDDVSGLKKGPWTPEEDELLTSYIEKHGLGSWRALPKAAGLNRCGKSCRLRWTNYLRPDIKRGRFTEEEEDMIIKLHSVLGNKWSRIAAHLPGRTDNEIKNYWNTHLRKKLLQMGIDPVTHKPRTDLNILANLSQLFTTTPQNLGPIMNPWDINNSLRLQPNVAELAKLQVLQNIFQILNTSNNNNNNNSLPNNMVQTTMPLNLGMIPNMNALGNINGNNSCSTSQGYNHVPYDVLNPSHVTSEKYDSTLESFPSLDTYNNYNNDKSSLSSSYETLDENKLPSLIESNTNSTNGSSAYTPVNGDFFEGLEKLLDDGNSDLWKEFIKTSVRALWNLGLSNVSTAAARFAIAMC, from the exons ATGGGAAGATCACCGTGTTGCGACGATGTTAGTGGGTTGAAGAAGGGTCCTTGGACTCCGGAAGAGGATGAGTTACTTACCTCTTACATCGAAAAGCATGGCCTTGGAAGCTGGAGAGCTCTTCCAAAGGCGGCTGGATTGAACAGGTGTGGTAAGAGTTGTAGATTAAGATGGACTAATTACTTGAGGCCGGATATTAAGCGTGGACGCTTCACTGAGGAAGAAGAGGACATGATCATCAAACTTCATTCTGTTCTTGGAAACAA GTGGTCAAGAATCGCAGCACATCTTCCCGGAAGAACAGATAACGAGATCAAGAATTATTGGAACACCCATCTACGCAAAAAGCTACTACAAATGGGAATTGATCCAGTCACTCATAAGCCAAGGACTGACCTTAATATACTTGCTAATCTCTCACAACTCTTTACTACCACCCCACAAAATTTGGGTCCTATAATGAACCCTTGGGATATCAATAATTCCCTTAGATTACAACCAAATGTAGCAGAATTAGCCAAACTCCAAGTGTTACAAAACATCTTCCAAATCCTAAacactagtaataataataataataacaactcCCTTCCAAATAACATGGTCCAAACAACTATGCCATTAAATTTGGGAATGATCCCAAATATGAATGCACTAGGGAATATCAATGGCAACAATAGTTGTTCAACCTCACAAGGATATAACCACGTCCCCTACGACGTCCTCAACCCAAGTCATGTAACAAGTGAGAAATATGATAGTACACTAGAATCATTTCCAAGCTTGGATACCTATAATAACTACAATAATGATAAGAGTAGTTTGTCTAGCTCTTATGAAACCCTAGATGAAAACAAGCTTCCTTCATTGATTGAGAGTAACACAAACTCTACTAATGGATCATCGGCTTATACTCCGGTCAACGGCGACTTTTTTGAAGGTTTGGAAAAGCTTCTAGATGACGGAAACAGTGACTTGTGGAAAGAATTCATAAA GACTAGTGTTAGGGCTTTGTGGAATCTCGGGCTGTCTAATGTCTCCACTGCTGCTGCCAGGTTTGCTATTGCTATGTGTTGA